A genomic region of uncultured Roseibium sp. contains the following coding sequences:
- a CDS encoding MarR family transcriptional regulator, producing MTRPENSNTKKPMESLESESCPAFELQRFFPYQVRVFYSDVTNALSAVYQRDYGMMPAEWRTMAILGAAGTGLQATDIVSRSSMDKVVVSRAVKRMEERGYLKRSTHSEDGRSFLLELSAEGRAVYEDLGPKLLAVERKMLSGLSEDDIYGFLAIAQRIRDNLSEDGEAQD from the coding sequence ATGACCAGACCTGAGAACAGCAACACCAAGAAACCGATGGAAAGCCTTGAGAGTGAGAGCTGCCCCGCTTTCGAGCTGCAGAGGTTTTTTCCCTATCAGGTGAGGGTGTTCTACAGCGATGTCACCAATGCCCTGTCCGCGGTTTACCAGCGTGACTACGGCATGATGCCTGCCGAGTGGCGCACGATGGCCATCCTGGGAGCGGCAGGAACCGGTCTCCAGGCAACGGATATCGTGTCGCGCTCAAGTATGGACAAGGTCGTTGTCAGCCGTGCCGTCAAGCGGATGGAAGAGCGCGGATACCTGAAACGTTCCACGCATTCTGAAGACGGAAGAAGTTTCCTGCTGGAACTCAGCGCCGAAGGCCGTGCCGTTTATGAAGACCTGGGGCCGAAGCTGCTTGCCGTCGAACGCAAGATGCTGAGCGGACTTAGCGAAGACGACATTTACGGTTTCCTGGCGATCGCACAGCGCATCCGCGACAACCTGTCGGAGGACGGGGAGGCACAGGATTAG